Proteins encoded within one genomic window of Esox lucius isolate fEsoLuc1 chromosome 12, fEsoLuc1.pri, whole genome shotgun sequence:
- the LOC114840483 gene encoding LOW QUALITY PROTEIN: meiotic recombination protein SPO11-like (The sequence of the model RefSeq protein was modified relative to this genomic sequence to represent the inferred CDS: substituted 1 base at 1 genomic stop codon), with protein sequence MEHTKSLTGHPDIVSSAKFVLIVEKDATFQRLLDDDICSKLSPCIMITGKGVPDVNSRLMVRKLWDTLHVPIFALVDADPHDHVLYIYMYGSVAISFEAHNLTVPSVMWLGLLPSDLQRXRVPEESLIPLTQRDKSKLTSLLKRPYLACQPIWYKEIEIMQQSETKAEIQFLASIAPDFLSHVYLPNKLRYGGWI encoded by the exons ATGGAACACACTAAATCCTTGACTGGgcatccagacattgtgtcatCTGCAAAGTTTGTTTTGATAGTGGAGAAGGACGCCACCTTCCAGAGGCTGCTAGACGATGACATTTGCAGCAAGCTATCTCCCTGCATCATGATCACA GGTAAAGGTGTCCCAGATGTGAACAGCAGGCTGATGGTGAGAAAGCTTTGGGATACCCTCCACGTCCCCATCTTCGCTCTAGTGGACGCTGACCCTCACG ATCATGTCCTATATATCTATATGTACGGATCAGTG GCCATTTCGTTTGAGGCCCACAATCTGACTGTCCCCAGCGTAATGTGGCTGGGCCTCCTCCCCTCTGACCTCCAGAG ATAGAGAGTACCTGAGGAATCTCTGATCCCCCTCACTCAGAGAGACAAGAGTAAACTGACCAGCCTGCTGAAGAGACCCTACCTAGCCTGCCAGCCCATCTGGTACAAAGAG ATAGAAATCATGCAACAGAGCGAGACGAAAGCTGAAATCCAGTTCCTGGCATCCATAGCTCCTGATTTCCTCAGCCATGTCTACCTGCCCAACAAGCTGCGATACGGGGGCTGGATATGA